One Nitrospinota bacterium DNA segment encodes these proteins:
- a CDS encoding DUF1365 domain-containing protein — MNSALYEGNVTHIRYLPIKTRFDYSLFMLFLDLQELPHLFESFWFWSTRKWNIAYFRRSDHMGDPSESLSDSVRNWVFTKTGKRPEGRIFLMTHLCYFGYRFNPVSFYYCFDSSESNVQTIIAEINNTPWGEQFCYLLDCSKSIEKEGMHKFFFKKEFHISPFMDMDFDYEWNFSEPIEHLKVSMSNIKEGEKIFEANLLMRKKPINSKSLTRALLKYPLITWKVKAAIYYQAFKLWYTKCPFYPHPKNKMSC, encoded by the coding sequence ATGAACAGCGCTCTGTATGAGGGAAATGTTACTCATATTAGATACTTGCCGATCAAAACAAGATTTGATTACTCTTTATTTATGTTGTTTTTAGATTTGCAGGAACTTCCTCACCTGTTTGAGTCATTTTGGTTTTGGTCCACACGAAAATGGAATATTGCCTATTTTAGGCGTAGTGATCACATGGGAGATCCTAGTGAATCACTTTCAGATTCAGTACGAAATTGGGTTTTTACAAAAACTGGAAAAAGACCTGAGGGCCGCATTTTTTTAATGACCCATCTATGTTATTTCGGGTATCGATTCAATCCTGTCAGCTTTTATTATTGCTTTGATTCATCGGAAAGTAATGTGCAAACAATTATTGCAGAAATCAATAATACTCCATGGGGAGAGCAATTTTGTTATTTATTAGATTGCAGCAAGTCAATTGAAAAGGAGGGAATGCATAAATTTTTCTTTAAAAAGGAATTTCATATCTCACCGTTTATGGATATGGATTTTGATTATGAGTGGAATTTTTCAGAACCCATAGAACATCTAAAAGTATCCATGAGTAATATAAAAGAAGGAGAAAAAATATTTGAAGCTAACTTGTTAATGAGAAAAAAGCCTATAAATAGTAAATCCTTAACAAGAGCCTTGTTGAAATATCCCTTGATAACCTGGAAGGTAAAGGCTGCGATATATTATCAAGCCTTTAAATTATGGTACACAAAATGCCCTTTCTATCCTCATCCAAAAAATAAAATGAGCTGTTAA